GTGCACGAGGAGCCGCGCGGCGGCGCGTCGCACACCGTGGGCGAGCTCGTGTCCTGCCCCTTCTGCCTGGGCGTCTGGACCGTCACGACGCTGACCGCCGCCGGGCTGCTGTGGCCGCGCGCCACCCGGACGGTCACCTCGGCACTGACCGCGCTCGCCGGGGCGGACACGCTCCAGCTCGCGTACAGCGCGCTCACCGAGAAGGTCGCCGGGGAGGAGTAGCGGGACGACCGCCGGGAGCGGTCGCCCAGCGTGACACGGTCGGCGGGTGTGGCCCGGTGGCGGGCGGGCCTGGCGGGGGCCGGCCCGTCACCGCCTCGTCTGGCCGACCCCCCGCCTCTCTCGTGCGATCAGCGGCCGGCCGTGTGGGGGCGGCGCGCGCGGTGCCGCCCGCCCGCGCCGCCTCCGGCGCCGCCGCGCGGGGTGGAAGCCCTGTACAGCAGCAGCGAGACGACCGACAGGGCGATCAGCACGCCCCCGGCCGCCACGTGGAACACGTGCGCACCGTCGGCGAACACGACCGTGTCGCGCAGTCCCAGCAGCCAGGGCGACGCCACCAGCCACGCGCCGGCGGCCAGTACGGTCAGATCCGCCCACCTGCCCAGGTGCCACTTGAAGCGGGCCATCGCGATGAACAG
This genomic window from Streptomyces thermolilacinus SPC6 contains:
- a CDS encoding SPW repeat domain-containing protein, coding for MAGKALAKVREPMTPEVRRALREGQRDQLVSLLLVLTAVALFVAPWVNGDPMTGKDAHRNELGVGMIVLFIAMARFKWHLGRWADLTVLAAGAWLVASPWLLGLRDTVVFADGAHVFHVAAGGVLIALSVVSLLLYRASTPRGGAGGGAGGRHRARRPHTAGR